The Miscanthus floridulus cultivar M001 chromosome 7, ASM1932011v1, whole genome shotgun sequence genome includes a region encoding these proteins:
- the LOC136463228 gene encoding uncharacterized protein, translating into MLEGKARVEDTDMPARMQAAATTAASRALDLFDVADCRGIAGHIKTEFDKRYGVGWQCVVGANFGCFFTHTSGTFIYFSLERLSFLLFKAAAAAS; encoded by the exons ATGTTGGAGGGGAAGGCGCGGGTGGAGGACACGGACATGCCGGCGCGGATGCAGGCAGCGGCGACCACGGCGGCCTCCCGCGCGCTCGACCTCTTCGACGTCGCCGACTGCCGCGGCATCGCCGGCCACATCAAGACG GAGTTCGACAAGCGGTACGGCGTGGGGTGGCAGTGCGTGGTGGGCGCCAACTTCGGGTGCTTCTTCACCCACACCAGCGGCACCTTCATCTACTTCTCCCTCGAgcgcctctccttcctcctcttcaaggctgccgccgccgcctcctaa